The Thamnophis elegans isolate rThaEle1 chromosome Z, rThaEle1.pri, whole genome shotgun sequence genome contains a region encoding:
- the LOC116521581 gene encoding vomeronasal type-2 receptor 26-like — MTYRCSIFHPYPPYHKYHHPGDLMVGGISSQVGPVSEKLTFQVHPPPVLPGEFFGVPKNYQHILAFAFAVKEINENPQILPNLTLGFYIYDSYDNAQRTYQATMLLLSTAERLVPNYLCNFQNKVTAVIGGLDAEISLHVATLLDIFKIPQLIYGSPPIMNDKTPGLSFYQMVPPEELQQKGILSLLLHFNWTWIGILIMDNDQGEKFVETVISLFPKNGVCVSFIHRFPKFTVFSGFEGMLQEGVKTYDHVMSSKVNALVYNGEFLAMSFLLWFQYIPKIEEVRSKPKGIVWIITSQVEFGLVPFQRAWDIKIIDGALFLTMHSTALPEFRSFAGKQNPFTTKGDGFIRQFWQEAFDCVFPNVVMSDVPENICSGTEDLESLPGALFEMDMTGHSYSVYNAVHAIAHALHALSSSRDTERSMFHYFLRNVAFNNTVGELVTFDQNGIVAAGFDIINLIAFQNKSFLHVKVGNVDHSAPPDKLLTINDELITWHSWFNQVIPISVCSESCYPGSSKKVKEGEPFCCYDCIPCPEGRVSTENDRNECSRCKDKYYPNKKHTFCIPKSISVLTYEEPLGISLACITLSFSMTTALVLGAFLSHNKTPIVVANNRDLTYTLLIALLLCFLSALLFIGQPGKFTCLLRQTTFGVVFSVAVSSILAKTITVVLAFMVTKPGSKMRKWVGKKITNSIVVSCSLIQAGICTLWLSINPPFPDVDMTSMTEEIILQCNEGSATMFYCVLGYMGFLALVSFTTAFLARKLPDSFNEAKFITFSMLVFCSVWLSFVPAYLSSKGKYMVAVEIFSILTSSAGLLGCIFFPKCYIIVFRPELNKREQLMRKKID; from the exons ATGACTTACAGATGCAGCATCTTTCATCCATATCCTCCATATCACAAATATCATCATCCAGGAGATCTTATGGTTGGTGGAATTTCATCTCAAGTTGGTCCAGTCTCTGAAAAACTCACCTTTCAAGTTCATCCACCACCAGTATTGCCTGGAGAGTTTTT TGGAGTTCCTAAGAATTACCAGCACATCCTGGCTTTTGCATTTGCAGTAAAGGAGATCAATGAAAACCCACAAATCTTACCTAATCTCACCCTGGGCTTCTACATTTATGATAGCTATGACAATGCTCAAAGAACTTATCAAGCCACCATGCTACTTCTATCGACAGCTGAGAGACTGGTTCCCAATTACTTATGTAACTTCCAGAATAAAGTTACAGCTGTTATTGGAGGATTGGATGCTGAAATTTCACTCCATGTGGCAACTCTCTTGGATATCTTTAAGATTCCACAG CTCATTTATGGATCTCCTCCAATAATGAATGATAAAACTCCAGGCCTTTCATTTTATCAGATGGTTCCCCCAGAAGAACTTCAGCAAAAAGGGATTCTCTCACTGCTCCTGCATTTCAATTGGACGTGGATTGGGATACTTATCATGGACAATGACCAGGGAGAAAAATTTGTAGAAACAGTGATTTCTCTTTTTCCCAAAAATGGGGTTTGTGTTTCTTTCATTCACCGATTCCCCAAATTTACTGTTTTCAGTGGATTTGAGGGCATGCTTCAAGAGGGGGTAAAAACCTATGATCATGTCATGAGTAGTAAGGTTAATGCATTGGTGTACAATGGAGAATTCCTTGCTATGAGCTTTTTGTTATGGTTCCAGTATATTCCAAAGATAGAAGAGGTAAGAAGTAAACCAAAAGGTATTGTGTGGATAATAACATCACAGGTAGAGTTCGGTTTAGTCCCTTTTCAACGTGCTTGGGATATCAAAATAATTGATGGTGCCCTTTTCCTCACAATGCACTCCACTGCTCTACCAGAGTTCAGATCATTTGCTGGGAAGCAAAACCCCTTCACCACAAAGGGAGATGGATTTATCAGACAGTTCTGGCAAGAAGCCTTTGACTGCGTATTCCCAAATGTTGTTATGAGTGATGTTCCTGAGAATATTTGCAGTGGAACAGAGGATTTGGAAAGCCTTCCTGGGGCTCTTTTTGAAATGGACATGACTGGCCACAGTTACAGTGTCTACAATGCTGTTCATGCCATAGCTCATGCTTTACATGCATTGTCATCTTCAAGAGATACTGAGAGATCTATG tTCCACTATTTTTTGAGAAATGTTGCTTTTAACAATACTGTTGGGGAGCTGGTCACTTTTGATCAGAATGGGATTGTGGCAGCtggatttgatattatcaacTTGATTGCTTTCCAAAACAAGTCATTTCTTCATGTGAAAGTTGGAAATGTGGACCATTCAGCTCCTCCAGATAAACTGTTAACCATCAATGATGAGCTGATTACATGGCATAGCTGGTTTAACCAG GTGATACCCATCTCTGTCTGCAGTGAGAGCTGTTATCCTGGTTCCAGCAAAAAAGTGAAGGAAGGAGAGCCATTTTGCTGTTATGACTGCATCCCCTGTCCAGAAGGGAGGGTTTCAACTGAGAATG atAGAAATGAATGTTCCAGATGCAAAGACAAATACTATCCAAACAAGAAACACACTTTTTGTATTCCCAAAAGTATTAGTGTCTTAACTTATGAAGAACCTTTAGGGATCAGTTTAGCCTGTATTACACTTTCTTTTTCAATGACTACTGCTCTTGTGCTTGGAGCATTTCTGAGTCACAACAAGACTCCCATAGTAgtagccaacaaccgggacctgaCCTACACTCTGCTCATtgccctcctgctctgcttcctttcAGCACTGCTATTTATTGGCCAACCAGGAAAATTTACCTGCCTACTCCGACAAACAACATTTGGTGTGGTCTTTTCGGTGGCTGTTTCTTCAATCTTGGCAAAGACCATCACAGTGGTTCTGGCTTTTATGGTCACTAAACCAGGATCCAAAATGAGAAAATgggttgggaaaaaaataaccaaTTCTATTGTTGTTTCCTGCTCTCTGATTCAAGCAGGCATTTGTACTCTCTGGTTGTCAATTAACCCTCCATTCCCAGATGTTGATATGACCTCAATGACTGAAGAAATTATTCTGCAGTGTAATGAAGGCTCTGCGACCATGTTTTATTGTGTCCTTGGCTATATGGGTTTCTTGGCTCTTGTCAGCTTCACTACAGCTTTTCTTGCCAGGAAGTTACCAGatagtttcaatgaagccaaattcatcaccttcagcatgttggtcttttgtagTGTTTGGTTGTCCTTTGTTCCAGCATACCTGAGctccaaagggaaatacatggtagctgtggagatcttctctatcTTGACCTCTAGTGCTGGGCTTTTGggttgcatctttttccccaaatgttatATCATTGTATTTCGGCCTGAGTTGAACAAAAGGGAACAATTAATGAGAAAGAAGATTGATTAA